Proteins encoded by one window of Pseudonocardia sp. HH130629-09:
- a CDS encoding replication initiator, whose product MSTPESPTAPIDQDKLTRAQKGMLALSNEVATQLAEDHGVCVRPLAMRRIDQSSGRVDVVPVPCGSTREDQCRPCAEKARRLRMVQCREGWHLENEPITKPADPTAAQKELMTVRADLHAAYTDARAKNDEEECEEIRETVAEVDTELRALGVRGRLAPLDPAPQTVRRTTRRRQDAPNLPRRPVEDRTLGRVFGGKYRPSTFLTLTLDSYGRVDEHGAALDPDSYDYRRAARDAIHFPKLLDRFWQNTRRCVGWDVQYFGTVEPQKRGAPHFHAAIRGTIPRSELRAITAATYHQVWWPAHDEIVYSGDRLPRWDNDHKAFVDPDTREPLPTWDEATAPDALAAPAHTVVFGPQVHVKGILGGTEEAGRHIGYLTKYLTKSVGQATGLDESATSRQREHARRLAAELAITPCSPRCPIWLLYGIEPKGARPGTVPGHCKGKAHKPEHLGIAGRRVLVSRKWSNKSLSDHRTERTAFVRQLLDRAGVQPAYAVDDGPFTWETTKPGDTDVPPRTVLLLHAINQRSRWRADYDAAVLATSDAPPDRSATEGAAVDDGLRLTP is encoded by the coding sequence ATGAGCACCCCGGAGAGCCCCACCGCCCCGATCGACCAGGACAAGCTCACCCGCGCCCAGAAAGGCATGCTCGCGCTGTCCAACGAGGTCGCCACCCAGCTCGCCGAGGACCACGGCGTCTGCGTCCGCCCCCTCGCCATGCGCCGCATCGACCAGAGCAGCGGCCGCGTCGACGTCGTGCCTGTGCCCTGCGGTTCCACCCGGGAGGACCAGTGCCGCCCCTGCGCGGAGAAGGCCCGACGCCTGCGCATGGTCCAGTGCCGCGAAGGCTGGCACCTCGAGAACGAACCCATCACCAAACCCGCCGACCCCACCGCCGCGCAGAAAGAACTCATGACCGTGCGGGCGGACCTGCACGCCGCCTACACCGACGCCCGCGCCAAGAACGACGAGGAGGAGTGCGAGGAGATCCGCGAGACCGTCGCCGAGGTCGACACCGAGCTACGCGCCCTCGGCGTCCGAGGGCGCCTGGCCCCGCTCGACCCCGCACCGCAGACCGTGCGCCGGACGACCCGCCGTCGCCAGGACGCACCGAACCTCCCGCGCCGTCCGGTGGAGGACCGCACCCTGGGCCGGGTGTTCGGCGGCAAGTACCGGCCCTCGACCTTCCTCACCCTGACCCTGGACAGCTACGGGCGGGTGGACGAGCACGGCGCCGCGCTCGACCCGGACTCCTACGACTACCGCCGGGCCGCGCGGGACGCGATCCACTTCCCCAAGCTGCTCGACCGGTTCTGGCAGAACACCCGCCGCTGCGTCGGCTGGGACGTCCAGTACTTCGGCACCGTCGAACCACAGAAACGCGGAGCACCGCACTTCCACGCCGCCATCCGCGGCACGATCCCGCGCTCCGAGCTGCGGGCGATCACGGCTGCGACGTATCACCAGGTGTGGTGGCCCGCCCACGACGAGATCGTCTACAGCGGGGACCGGCTCCCGCGCTGGGACAACGACCACAAGGCGTTCGTCGACCCGGACACCCGCGAGCCGCTACCGACGTGGGACGAGGCCACCGCCCCCGACGCACTCGCGGCTCCGGCGCACACCGTGGTGTTCGGGCCCCAGGTCCACGTCAAGGGCATCCTCGGCGGAACGGAGGAGGCCGGCCGCCACATCGGCTACCTGACCAAGTACCTCACCAAGTCCGTCGGGCAGGCCACCGGCCTCGACGAGTCCGCCACGTCGCGCCAGCGCGAGCACGCCCGCCGCCTCGCCGCCGAACTCGCGATCACCCCGTGCTCGCCGCGCTGCCCCATCTGGCTGCTCTACGGCATCGAACCCAAGGGCGCCCGACCCGGCACCGTCCCCGGGCACTGCAAGGGCAAGGCGCACAAGCCCGAACACCTCGGGATCGCCGGGCGCCGCGTGCTGGTCTCCCGGAAGTGGTCCAACAAGTCGCTCTCGGACCATCGGACGGAGCGGACGGCGTTCGTTCGGCAACTGCTCGACCGGGCCGGAGTCCAGCCCGCCTACGCCGTCGACGACGGCCCCTTCACCTGGGAGACCACCAAACCCGGCGACACCGACGTCCCACCCCGCACCGTGCTGCTGCTCCATGCGATCAACCAACGCTCCCGATGGCGCGCCGACTACGACGCCGCCGTCCTCGCTACCAGCGATGCGCCACCCGACCGTTCGGCAACCGAGGGAGCAGCTGTCGACGACGGGCTCAGACTGACCCCCTAG
- the istA gene encoding IS21 family transposase, whose translation MLSVEDWAEIRRLHRAEGVPIKEIARRLGVARNTVRSALRAPGPPKRERGPRGSLADAVEPQVRALLAQFPRMPATVIAERIGWEHSLTVLKDRIRQIRPEYVGIDPVDRVAYAPGEITQCDLWFPETTIPVGPGQERVLPVLVMTLGYSRFLSATMIPSRQAGDILSGMWQLISDVGRVTRTLVWDRESAIGGTGRVSAPAAAFAGTLATRIRLAPPRDPEFKGLVERNNGYFETSFLPGRRFASPADFNHQIDDWLARANTRTVRAIGGRPVDVLAHDYAAMTPLPPLDPPIGLAQRIRLARDYYVRVDANDYSVDPQMIGRFVDVAASPREVVVYCAGQVVARHDRSWARHAVITDPAHQHTAAAMRRALAHDRNTRQAAARRHLDGHPVTLRALPDYDALFGVDFVSTAEEASSS comes from the coding sequence GTGTTGTCGGTGGAGGACTGGGCCGAGATCCGTCGTCTGCATCGGGCCGAGGGTGTCCCGATCAAGGAGATCGCCCGCCGGCTGGGGGTGGCCCGCAACACGGTGCGCTCCGCGTTGCGGGCGCCGGGCCCGCCGAAGCGGGAACGGGGCCCGCGGGGATCGCTGGCGGATGCGGTCGAGCCGCAGGTGCGGGCATTGCTGGCGCAGTTCCCACGCATGCCGGCCACGGTGATCGCAGAGCGGATCGGGTGGGAGCACTCGCTGACCGTGCTCAAGGACCGGATCCGCCAGATCCGCCCCGAGTATGTCGGGATCGACCCGGTCGACCGGGTCGCCTACGCACCGGGCGAGATCACCCAGTGCGACCTGTGGTTCCCCGAGACCACGATCCCCGTCGGCCCAGGCCAGGAACGGGTCCTACCGGTGCTGGTGATGACGCTGGGCTACTCGCGGTTCTTGTCCGCGACGATGATCCCCTCGCGCCAGGCCGGGGACATCCTGTCCGGGATGTGGCAGCTGATCAGCGACGTCGGGCGGGTGACCCGCACGCTGGTCTGGGACCGGGAGTCTGCGATCGGCGGGACCGGGCGGGTCTCGGCACCGGCCGCTGCGTTCGCCGGCACTCTGGCCACCCGGATCCGGCTTGCCCCACCGCGGGATCCGGAGTTCAAGGGGCTGGTCGAACGCAACAACGGCTACTTCGAGACCTCGTTCCTGCCCGGACGTCGCTTCGCCTCCCCAGCCGACTTCAACCACCAGATCGACGACTGGCTGGCCCGGGCCAACACCCGCACCGTCCGAGCGATCGGCGGCCGCCCGGTGGACGTGCTCGCCCACGACTACGCGGCGATGACTCCGCTGCCGCCGCTGGACCCGCCGATCGGGCTGGCCCAGCGGATCCGGCTGGCACGGGACTACTACGTCCGCGTCGATGCCAACGACTACTCCGTGGATCCGCAGATGATCGGCCGGTTCGTCGATGTCGCCGCCTCACCGCGCGAGGTCGTCGTCTACTGCGCCGGCCAGGTCGTCGCCCGTCACGACCGCAGCTGGGCCCGCCACGCGGTGATCACCGACCCGGCGCACCAGCACACCGCCGCGGCGATGCGCCGCGCCCTGGCCCACGACCGCAACACCCGACAGGCCGCAGCACGCCGTCACCTCGACGGCCACCCGGTGACCCTGCGCGCACTGCCCGACTACGACGCCCTGTTCGGTGTCGACTTCGTCTCCACTGCCGAGGAAGCGAGCAGCTCATGA
- the istB gene encoding IS21-like element helper ATPase IstB, which yields MTTTPPKITTDPAGSSGPAGPVLAAVPDGLPAMIAYLTRVLKTPTIAASWEQLAAQAREENWSHEEYLGALLQRQVADRESKGTVMRIRTAHFPQVKTLEDFNLDHLPSLRRDILAHLATSTFVAKCENVILLGPPGIGKTHLAIGLGVKAAHAGYSVLFDTASNWITRLAAAHQSGRLEAELKKIRRYKLIIIDEVGYIPFDQDAANLFFQLIASRYEQGSVMVTSNLPFGRWGETFSDDVVAAAMIDRLVHHAEVLTLSGDSYRTRARRELLAKHNRASND from the coding sequence ATGACAACCACACCACCGAAGATCACCACCGACCCCGCTGGGAGCTCGGGGCCGGCCGGTCCGGTGCTGGCCGCGGTCCCCGACGGACTGCCGGCGATGATCGCCTACCTGACCCGGGTCCTGAAGACCCCGACCATCGCGGCCAGCTGGGAACAGCTTGCCGCCCAGGCCCGTGAGGAGAACTGGTCGCACGAGGAGTATCTGGGCGCGCTGCTGCAGCGCCAGGTCGCCGACCGCGAGTCCAAGGGCACGGTCATGCGGATCCGCACCGCGCACTTCCCCCAGGTCAAGACCTTGGAGGACTTCAACCTCGACCATCTGCCCTCGCTGCGCCGCGACATCCTGGCCCACCTGGCCACGAGCACGTTCGTCGCCAAGTGCGAGAACGTGATCCTGCTCGGCCCGCCCGGGATCGGGAAGACCCACCTCGCGATCGGGCTCGGCGTCAAAGCCGCCCACGCCGGCTACTCGGTCCTGTTCGACACCGCCAGCAACTGGATCACCAGACTCGCCGCCGCGCACCAGAGCGGCCGGCTCGAGGCCGAGCTGAAGAAGATCCGCCGCTACAAACTGATCATCATCGACGAGGTCGGCTACATCCCGTTCGACCAGGACGCAGCGAACCTGTTCTTCCAGCTCATCGCTTCCCGCTATGAACAAGGCAGCGTCATGGTCACCAGCAATCTGCCCTTCGGCCGCTGGGGCGAGACCTTCTCCGACGACGTCGTCGCCGCAGCCATGATCGACCGCCTCGTCCACCACGCCGAAGTCCTGACCCTGTCCGGGGACTCCTACCGCACCCGCGCCCGACGCGAGCTCCTGGCCAAACACAACCGCGCCAGCAACGACTGA
- a CDS encoding IS256 family transposase, which produces MVAEAKARGLALTGPDGLLKLFTKNVLETALNEEMTEHLGHDKNRADSGRESTNVRNGSRSKTVLSDAAGDVEIDVPRDRASTFEPQIVKKRQRRLTDVDEVVLSLYAKGMTTGEVSAHFADIYGASVSKETVSRITDKVVAEMNDWVGRPLDSVYAAVFIDAVHVKVRDGQVANRPVYAAIGVTVDGCKDVLGLWMGVGSEGAKFWMSVLVDLKNRGVRDVLFLVCDGLKGLPEVVANVWPQTIVQTCVVHLIRNTFRLVGRQDWDAVKRDIKPIYAAPNPNAALIAMDELDEKWGRKYAAMIRLWRNAWEEFVPFLDYDVEIRRVICSTNAIESLNARYRRAVRARGHFPTEQAAMKCLYLVTRSLDPTGTGRTRWTMRWKPVINAFAITFGDRWPGAETY; this is translated from the coding sequence ATGGTGGCCGAGGCGAAGGCGCGCGGGCTGGCGTTGACCGGCCCGGACGGCCTGTTGAAGCTCTTTACCAAGAATGTTCTGGAAACGGCGCTGAACGAGGAGATGACCGAGCACCTCGGGCACGACAAGAACCGGGCCGACTCCGGCCGGGAATCCACCAACGTGCGGAACGGGTCCCGCTCGAAGACGGTTCTCTCGGATGCCGCGGGTGACGTGGAGATCGACGTTCCGAGAGACAGGGCCAGCACTTTCGAGCCGCAGATCGTGAAGAAGCGTCAGCGGCGCCTCACAGATGTCGACGAGGTCGTACTGTCGCTGTATGCGAAAGGGATGACGACCGGGGAGGTTTCCGCACATTTCGCTGACATCTATGGGGCGTCAGTATCGAAGGAGACGGTCTCGCGGATCACCGACAAGGTCGTCGCCGAGATGAATGACTGGGTTGGTCGGCCGTTGGATTCGGTGTACGCCGCGGTGTTCATCGACGCTGTCCACGTCAAGGTCCGGGACGGGCAGGTCGCCAACCGGCCGGTCTACGCAGCCATCGGCGTCACCGTGGACGGCTGCAAGGACGTGCTGGGGCTGTGGATGGGCGTCGGCAGTGAGGGCGCGAAGTTCTGGATGAGCGTGCTGGTCGACCTGAAGAACCGCGGCGTGCGTGACGTGCTGTTCCTGGTCTGCGACGGCCTCAAAGGACTCCCGGAGGTCGTGGCCAACGTGTGGCCGCAAACCATTGTCCAAACCTGCGTCGTGCACCTGATCCGAAACACTTTCCGGCTGGTGGGTCGACAGGACTGGGACGCGGTGAAGCGCGACATCAAACCAATCTATGCCGCGCCCAACCCGAATGCAGCACTTATCGCTATGGATGAGCTCGACGAGAAATGGGGCCGTAAGTACGCGGCGATGATCCGGCTATGGCGCAACGCGTGGGAAGAGTTCGTGCCGTTCTTGGACTACGACGTCGAGATTCGAAGGGTGATCTGCTCTACGAATGCGATCGAATCGCTTAACGCCCGCTACCGGCGCGCGGTGCGGGCGCGTGGTCATTTCCCCACTGAGCAGGCTGCGATGAAATGCTTGTATCTTGTGACTCGCAGCCTGGACCCGACCGGGACGGGCCGCACGAGGTGGACGATGCGTTGGAAGCCCGTGATCAACGCGTTCGCCATCACGTTCGGTGACCGCTGGCCGGGAGCCGAGACCTACTGA
- a CDS encoding transposase: protein MPEVRKRYDREFRDGAVRVVEETGKPIAQVARDLGVNEGTLGNWVARAREAREDTEGLSRGGVEELKRLRAENAELRMERDVLKRSVVLWVKEATK, encoded by the coding sequence ATGCCAGAGGTACGGAAGCGCTACGACCGGGAGTTCCGTGACGGAGCGGTCCGGGTCGTGGAGGAGACGGGCAAGCCGATCGCCCAGGTCGCCCGTGACCTGGGGGTCAACGAGGGCACGCTGGGCAACTGGGTGGCCCGTGCACGAGAGGCCCGCGAGGACACCGAGGGCCTGTCTCGCGGCGGCGTCGAGGAGCTCAAGCGGCTGCGCGCGGAGAACGCCGAGCTGCGGATGGAGCGTGATGTCCTCAAGCGATCCGTGGTCCTGTGGGTCAAGGAGGCGACGAAGTGA
- a CDS encoding IS3 family transposase, producing MSVARFIADQRTFHRVPHTLACALLGVSISWLYKWLDRAARSDGGATATEKRRCALDAAVAVAFDDAQRLHGSPRLHADLCEAGWRVSEKTVADSMRRQGLVARRIKRHNGLTRQDRTAPKFPDLLRRGFTAAEPNRRWVGDMTEIPTAAGKLYLATVIDLYSRRLLGAATGLHPNPELACAAIRMAVAARGGADRIAGVIFHTDRGSTYTAGAFTALCRRLDIRQSMGRVGSCFDNAAAEAFFSSLEWEVLSRNDFDTISRARAAVIDWCYGFYNHRRRHSAAAGLSPINYENAALTRDAA from the coding sequence GTGAGCGTGGCCCGTTTCATCGCCGACCAGAGGACCTTCCACCGGGTGCCGCACACGCTGGCCTGCGCCCTGTTGGGGGTGTCGATCTCCTGGCTGTACAAGTGGCTCGACCGCGCCGCGCGTTCCGACGGTGGTGCCACCGCGACCGAGAAGCGCCGCTGCGCGTTGGACGCCGCCGTGGCCGTGGCGTTCGACGACGCCCAGCGGCTACACGGCTCACCCCGTCTGCACGCCGACCTGTGTGAGGCCGGATGGCGGGTGTCGGAGAAGACCGTGGCGGACTCGATGCGCCGCCAGGGCCTGGTCGCCCGCCGGATCAAGCGGCACAACGGGCTGACCCGCCAGGACCGCACGGCGCCGAAGTTCCCGGACCTGCTTCGTCGGGGTTTCACTGCGGCCGAGCCGAACCGCAGATGGGTCGGGGACATGACCGAGATCCCCACCGCGGCCGGGAAGTTGTATCTGGCCACGGTGATCGACCTGTACTCGCGGCGGCTGCTCGGCGCGGCCACGGGGCTGCACCCGAACCCCGAGCTGGCGTGTGCGGCGATCCGGATGGCGGTGGCGGCCCGCGGCGGGGCGGACCGAATCGCCGGGGTGATCTTCCACACCGACCGCGGGTCGACCTACACCGCGGGCGCGTTCACCGCTCTGTGTCGGCGGCTCGACATCCGTCAGTCGATGGGCCGGGTCGGGTCGTGTTTCGACAATGCCGCGGCGGAGGCGTTCTTCTCCAGCCTGGAGTGGGAAGTGCTGTCCCGCAACGACTTCGACACCATCAGTAGGGCGCGGGCGGCGGTCATCGACTGGTGTTACGGCTTCTACAACCACCGGCGGCGACACAGTGCCGCCGCCGGGCTCTCACCGATCAACTACGAGAACGCCGCCCTCACCCGAGACGCGGCATAA
- a CDS encoding helix-turn-helix transcriptional regulator — translation MTKTTERLTVMQVCAELGISRSTFYEWRAKNRAPRCIKLPNGDLRVRRAELERWLDAHEEAA, via the coding sequence ATGACGAAGACGACGGAGCGGCTGACGGTCATGCAGGTGTGCGCCGAACTCGGGATCTCGCGGTCGACGTTCTACGAGTGGCGGGCGAAGAACCGGGCGCCGCGGTGCATCAAGCTCCCCAACGGTGACCTGCGGGTCCGTCGTGCGGAGTTGGAGCGCTGGCTCGACGCGCACGAGGAGGCGGCTTGA
- a CDS encoding tyrosine-type recombinase/integrase, translated as METSYDVRIWKTEVYSGQRRSTHTVRWSVAGRSWRQPHKTAALADAFRSDLVSASRRGEAFVVETGRPISMERAERRVGWLPFAHEYVSMKWPHLAPNSRRNTARALTNATLALITSERGRPDDATLRKALTAWAFNVRASTHGTPPEQIARALSWLERNTREVGELAEPVVVRAVLDALAVRGDGGRAAPASIARQRGVVVNLGEYAVERRLLTRNPVTAIAWKIPRTVRSVDKRVVVNAAQARALLAAVGTQKPSGPGLVAFFGLLYYAALRPGEAVTLRAPDLRLPDQGWGELLLTGSTPEAGASWTDNGRRREERELKHRARGETRSVPSPPPLTALLRAHLAEHGTTPDGRLFRGVRGGDLPEGTYCRVWRKARAAALTADEFASPLVRRPYDLRHAAVSTWLNAGVPSTQVAEWAGHSVGVLHQIYAKCIVGQEDAAREQIAAALGDDSGA; from the coding sequence ATGGAGACCTCCTACGACGTGCGGATCTGGAAGACCGAGGTCTACAGCGGACAACGACGATCGACCCACACCGTCCGATGGTCGGTCGCGGGGAGGTCCTGGCGACAGCCGCACAAGACCGCTGCGTTGGCGGACGCGTTCCGGTCGGACCTGGTGTCGGCATCGCGGCGCGGTGAGGCGTTCGTCGTGGAAACCGGTCGCCCCATATCGATGGAGCGTGCCGAACGTCGGGTCGGCTGGCTGCCGTTCGCCCACGAGTACGTGTCGATGAAGTGGCCGCACCTGGCCCCGAACTCACGACGCAACACCGCCCGGGCGCTCACCAACGCGACCCTCGCACTGATCACGAGCGAGCGGGGCCGGCCGGACGACGCGACGCTGCGCAAGGCGCTGACTGCCTGGGCGTTCAACGTCCGGGCCAGTACCCACGGCACACCTCCGGAACAGATCGCACGGGCGCTGTCCTGGCTCGAACGGAACACCCGCGAGGTCGGCGAGCTGGCCGAGCCCGTCGTCGTCCGCGCCGTCCTGGACGCCCTCGCGGTCCGTGGAGACGGCGGCCGCGCCGCTCCTGCCTCGATCGCTCGGCAACGCGGCGTCGTGGTGAACCTCGGCGAGTACGCGGTGGAGCGTCGGCTCCTGACCCGCAACCCGGTCACGGCGATCGCCTGGAAGATCCCGCGCACGGTCAGGTCGGTGGACAAGCGGGTCGTCGTCAACGCCGCGCAGGCCCGCGCCCTGCTCGCCGCTGTCGGCACTCAGAAGCCGAGCGGCCCGGGCCTGGTCGCCTTCTTCGGGCTGCTCTACTACGCCGCTCTACGGCCGGGGGAGGCCGTCACGCTGCGCGCACCTGATCTCCGGCTGCCTGACCAGGGCTGGGGCGAGCTGCTGCTGACCGGCTCCACCCCCGAGGCCGGCGCTTCCTGGACCGACAACGGACGCCGCCGCGAGGAGCGGGAGCTGAAGCATCGGGCCCGGGGCGAGACCCGCTCGGTCCCCTCTCCCCCGCCGCTCACCGCTCTACTCCGGGCGCATCTCGCCGAGCACGGCACGACACCCGACGGACGGCTGTTCCGAGGTGTCCGTGGCGGCGATCTCCCGGAGGGCACCTACTGCCGTGTCTGGCGGAAGGCTCGCGCGGCCGCTCTGACCGCTGACGAGTTCGCCTCGCCACTCGTCCGACGTCCCTACGACCTCCGGCACGCCGCGGTGTCGACGTGGCTCAACGCCGGTGTCCCGTCGACCCAGGTCGCCGAGTGGGCCGGACACAGCGTCGGGGTCCTGCACCAGATCTACGCGAAGTGCATCGTCGGCCAGGAGGACGCAGCACGGGAGCAGATCGCAGCGGCGCTCGGGGACGACTCCGGTGCCTGA
- a CDS encoding class I SAM-dependent methyltransferase, with product MPSTEKVDLRGAAATLLVTLYMRRLDARSRRPILGDPWAEPVWDRIEHDVHGLWQFTGDVSTIACRAVTLDGWTREFLAEEPAGQVLHLGCGLDSRPLRVGVPSTCRWVDVDQPEVMDVRRRLYDLPGGIEQVSGSVTDDDWWSAVDTTLPTLVVAEGLFMYVPPDAVHATVDRIVSGTPSTTVAFDAVAPWTVRASRWTPMFRAVGTEFRSAWNPAEFAHRHPSLIERDDISIYDEVSLREPRVWLRPLLSAAGHVPAMQDAMRLHRFTTD from the coding sequence ATGCCGAGCACCGAGAAGGTCGATCTCCGGGGCGCCGCGGCGACCCTGCTCGTGACCCTCTACATGCGACGCCTGGACGCACGCTCCCGCCGCCCCATCCTCGGCGACCCGTGGGCGGAACCGGTCTGGGACCGCATCGAACACGACGTCCACGGCCTCTGGCAGTTCACCGGCGACGTCTCGACCATCGCGTGCCGCGCCGTGACCCTGGACGGCTGGACCCGCGAGTTCCTCGCCGAGGAGCCCGCCGGCCAGGTCCTGCACCTGGGGTGCGGACTCGACAGCAGGCCGCTGCGGGTCGGCGTGCCGTCGACGTGCCGGTGGGTCGACGTCGACCAGCCCGAGGTCATGGACGTCCGCCGCCGGCTCTACGACCTGCCGGGGGGCATCGAGCAGGTCTCCGGCTCCGTCACCGACGACGACTGGTGGTCCGCCGTCGACACCACCCTGCCGACGCTCGTCGTCGCCGAGGGCCTGTTCATGTACGTCCCACCCGACGCCGTGCACGCGACCGTCGACCGCATCGTGTCGGGTACCCCGTCGACGACGGTGGCGTTCGACGCCGTCGCCCCGTGGACGGTGCGCGCCTCGCGCTGGACGCCGATGTTCCGCGCGGTCGGCACCGAGTTCCGCTCGGCCTGGAACCCGGCCGAGTTCGCGCACCGGCACCCGTCGCTGATCGAACGCGACGACATCTCGATCTACGACGAGGTGTCCCTGCGCGAGCCGCGGGTGTGGCTCCGTCCGCTGCTGTCGGCGGCGGGGCACGTCCCCGCCATGCAGGACGCGATGCGCCTGCACCGCTTCACCACCGACTGA
- a CDS encoding uracil-DNA glycosylase, whose protein sequence is MNLAVLDQRISECRACPRLVEWREQVAREKRAAFRDETYWGRPVPGLGPPDARMLIVGLAPAAHGANRTGRMFTGDRSGDVLYAALHTVGLASQPTASHIGDGLELYGVRITAPVHCAPPANKPTPAERDTCRGWLEQELDLLAPTVRSIMVLGGFGWQALLPVLAGAGWTVPRPAPRFGHGASVTLAPGRPDREPLELFGCYHVSQQNTFTGRLTPAMVEQVPADTASAGGLTPTRR, encoded by the coding sequence ATGAACCTGGCGGTCCTGGACCAGCGGATCTCCGAGTGCCGGGCCTGCCCGCGGCTGGTCGAGTGGCGCGAGCAGGTGGCCCGGGAGAAGCGGGCCGCGTTCCGCGACGAGACCTACTGGGGTCGGCCGGTACCCGGCCTCGGCCCGCCCGACGCGCGGATGCTGATCGTCGGGCTGGCTCCGGCCGCGCACGGAGCGAACCGGACCGGGCGCATGTTCACCGGCGACCGCAGCGGCGACGTGCTCTACGCCGCGCTGCACACCGTCGGGCTGGCCTCGCAGCCGACCGCCTCGCACATCGGCGACGGCCTGGAGCTGTACGGGGTCCGGATCACTGCGCCCGTGCACTGCGCGCCCCCGGCGAACAAGCCGACCCCGGCCGAACGCGACACCTGCCGCGGCTGGCTGGAGCAGGAGCTCGACCTGCTGGCCCCGACGGTCCGCTCGATCATGGTGCTCGGGGGCTTCGGCTGGCAGGCGCTGCTGCCGGTGCTGGCCGGGGCGGGGTGGACGGTTCCGCGGCCGGCGCCGAGGTTCGGGCACGGGGCCTCCGTGACGCTTGCACCCGGCCGACCCGACCGGGAGCCGCTGGAGCTGTTCGGCTGCTACCACGTGAGCCAGCAGAACACCTTCACCGGACGGCTCACCCCGGCCATGGTGGAGCAGGTACCGGCCGACACCGCATCGGCCGGCGGATTGACGCCGACCCGACGATAA
- a CDS encoding Ppx/GppA phosphatase family protein, with protein sequence MSRVAAIDCGTNSIRLLVADVGEAFDGQKELRDLHREMRIVRLGKGVDATGRLDPEALERTRVALVDYAVAARRKGAERIRMVATSATRDASNREDFFAMVRDTLGVEAEIISGDEEARLSFVGAVGDLDPDDGPFVVTDVGGGSTEVVVGELRDGVAVVTAAKSVDMGSVRLTERCLPSDPPSEAEIDSARTVAGEVLAEAFASVPLETARTWVGVAGTITSLSGIAQELPAYDREQVHGSTLTREDLHRVADLLIRSSRSEREKHGSLHPGRVDVIGAGSLVVQALADELHARAGIDRVVVSEHDILDGIARSIA encoded by the coding sequence ATGTCGCGGGTCGCCGCCATCGACTGCGGAACCAATTCGATCCGGCTGCTGGTCGCCGACGTCGGTGAGGCGTTCGACGGCCAGAAGGAGCTGCGCGACCTGCACCGCGAGATGCGGATCGTGCGGCTCGGCAAGGGCGTCGACGCGACCGGCCGGCTCGACCCGGAGGCGCTGGAGCGGACCCGGGTGGCACTCGTCGACTACGCGGTCGCCGCCCGCCGCAAGGGCGCCGAGCGGATCCGGATGGTCGCGACGTCGGCGACCCGGGACGCGTCGAACCGCGAGGACTTCTTCGCGATGGTCCGCGACACCCTCGGCGTCGAGGCGGAGATCATCTCCGGCGACGAGGAGGCGCGCCTGTCGTTCGTCGGCGCCGTCGGTGACCTCGACCCCGACGACGGCCCGTTCGTCGTCACCGACGTCGGCGGCGGGTCCACCGAGGTCGTCGTGGGCGAGCTGCGGGACGGGGTCGCGGTGGTGACCGCGGCGAAGTCGGTCGACATGGGGTCGGTGCGGCTGACCGAGCGCTGCCTGCCCTCCGACCCGCCGTCGGAGGCCGAGATCGACTCCGCGCGTACGGTCGCCGGTGAGGTGCTGGCCGAGGCGTTCGCGTCGGTGCCGCTCGAGACCGCGAGGACCTGGGTCGGGGTGGCCGGGACGATCACCTCGCTCTCCGGGATCGCCCAGGAGCTGCCCGCCTACGACCGCGAGCAGGTGCACGGCTCGACGCTGACCCGCGAGGACCTGCACCGGGTCGCGGACCTGCTGATCCGGTCGTCGCGGTCGGAGCGGGAGAAGCACGGTTCGCTGCACCCGGGCCGCGTCGACGTCATCGGTGCCGGGTCGCTGGTCGTGCAGGCCCTCGCCGACGAGCTGCACGCGCGCGCCGGGATCGACCGGGTCGTCGTGTCCGAGCACGACATCCTCGACGGGATCGCGCGATCGATCGCATGA